In Eublepharis macularius isolate TG4126 chromosome 4, MPM_Emac_v1.0, whole genome shotgun sequence, the following are encoded in one genomic region:
- the UNC5A gene encoding netrin receptor UNC5A translates to MALRQRFGSSARVGTGLWHVLLAGTILTSHIQPNGAQQSATVPIPAPGSTSDLLPHFLLEPEDVYIVKNKPVTLACKATPATQIYFKCNGEWVHQGDHIIQRSMDKSTGLPLMEVRIDISRQQVEKIFGLEEYWCQCVAWSSSGTTKSQKAYVRIAYLRKNFEQEPVAKEVSIEQGIVLPCRPPEGIPPAEVEWLRNEELVDPALDPNFYITLEHSLVVKQARLADTGNYTCVAKNIVARRRSSPAAVTVYVNGGWSTWTDWSACSTSCGRGWQKRSRSCTNPTPLNGGAFCEGQNVQKSSCATLCPVPGGWSAWSLWSVCGADCTHWRSRECSDPAPRNGGDECQGPELETRNCTSELCTHGTGGSEDVALYVGLIAVAVCLVLLLLVVTLVYCRKKEGLDSDVADSSILTAGFQPVSIKPTKADNSHLLTIQPDLSTTTMTYQGSLCPRQDGPSKFQLGNGHLLSPLGSGRHTLHHSSPSADPVDFVSRFSTQSFFRSLPRGGANMAYGTFNFLGGRLMIPNTGVSLLIPPDAIPRGKIYEIYLTLHKQEDVRLPLAGCQTLLSPIVSCGPPGVLLTRPVILAMDHCVEPNPETWSLRLKKQSCEGTWEDVLHLGEPVPSELYHCQLEAQACYIFTEQLGRFALVGESLSMAASKRLKLVLFAPTTCSGLEYDVRVYCLSDTRDALKEVVQIEKQMGGQLIGAPRILHFKDSYHNLRLSIHDVPSSLWKSKLLVSYQEVPFYHLWSGLQPYLHCTFTLERLSTSTCQLACKIWIWQVEGDGQSFNIDFNIAKDARFSDWLPPDHEAGSPALVGPSAFKIPFLIRQKIISSLDAPGVRGADWRALAQKLHLDSHLSFFASKPSPTAMILNLWEARHFPNGNLNQLAAAVAEVGKQDSSLFMVSEAEC, encoded by the exons GTGCCCAACAGAGTGCCACAGTGCCCATCCCTGCACCAGGATCCACTTCAGACCTGCTCCCTCACTTCCTGCTAGAACCAGAGGATGTTTACATTGTCAAGAACAAACCAGTGACACTGGCCTGCAAGGCCACACCTGCCACCCAGATCTACTTCAAATGCAATGGTGAATGGGTGCACCAGGGAGATCACATTATACAGCGGAGCATGGACAAAAGCACTG GTCTGCCCCTCATGGAGGTAAGGATTGACATCTCACGGCAGCAGGTGGAGAAGATCTTTGGCCTGGAGGAGTACTGGTGCCAATGTGTCGCCTGGAGCTCTTCTGGCACCACCAAGAGCCAGAAGGCCTATGTGCGCATTGCTT ATCTGCGGAAGAACTTTGAACAAGAGCCAGTGGCCAAAGAGGTTTCTATCGAGCAGGGGATTGTGCTTCCCTGCCGCCCTCCAGAGGGGATCCCACCAGCTGAA GTTGAGTGGCTGCGCAATGAAGAGCTTGTGGACCCAGCTTTGGACCCTAATTTCTACATCACCCTGGAGCATAGCCTGGTGGTGAAGCAGGCCCGCCTAGCTGACACGGGCAACTACACCTGTGTGGCCAAGAATATTGTGGCCCGGCGTCGCAGTTCACCTGCTGCTGTCACTGTCTATG TGAATGGTGGCTGGTCGACGTGGACGGACTGGTCAGCCTGCAGTACCAGCTGTGGACGGGGCTGGCAGAAGCGGAGCCGGAGCTGCACCAACCCAACGCCACTCAACGGGGGGGCCTTCTGTGAGGGCCAGAATGTCCAGAAAAGTTCTTGCGCCACCCTGTGCCCAG TGCCTGGTGGTTGGTCAGCCTGGAGCCTGTGGTCAGTGTGTGGAGCAGACTGTACTCATTGGCGTAGTCGCGAGTGCTCTGATCCAGCACCCCGGAATGGTGGGGACGAGTGCCAAGGGCCTGAACTGGAGACCCGCAACTGCACTAGTGAGCTGTGTACTCATG GAACTGGTGGCTCTGAAGATGTTGCTTTATATGTGGGCCTGATTGCTGTGGCTGtctgcctggtgctgctgctcCTGGTGGTAACACTTGTGTATTGCCGCAAGAAAGAAGGCCTTGATTCTGATGTGGCTGACTCTTCTATTCTCACTGCTGGCTTCCAGCCAGTCAGCATCAAGCCCACCAAAGCAG ATAACTCCCACTTGCTCACTATCCAGCCTGACTTGAGCACCACCACCATGACCTACCAGGGCTCACTGTGCCCACGTCAGGACGGACCCAGCAAGTTCCAGCTTGGCAATGGGCACCTGCTGAGCCCCCTGGGCAGTGGACGTCACACCTTACACCATAGCTCACCCAGTGCTGATCCAGTGGACTTTGTTTCACGATTCTCTACCCAAAGTTTCTTCCGCTCCTTGCCCAGGGGTGGTGCCAACATGGCATATGGAACCTTCAACTTCCTGGGTGGACGCCTAATGATACCCAACACAG GTGTCAGCTTACTCATCCCACCTGATGCCATCCCTCGAGGGAAGATCTATGAAATCTACCTGACACTACACAAGCAGGAAGATGTGAG GTTgcccctggctggctgccagacCCTGCTGAGTCCCATTGTCAGTTGTGGCCCTCCCGGGGTGCTGCTCACCAGACCTGTCATTCTAGCCATGGATCATTGTGTGGAGCCAAACCCTGAGACCTGGAGCCTGCGCCTCAAGAAACAGTCCTGTGAGGGCACATGGGAG GATGTGTTGCACCTAGGTGAGCCAGTGCCCTCAGAACTCTACCACTGCCAGCTGGAAGCTCAGGCTTGTTACATCTTCACAGAGCAACTAGGCCGCTTTGCCTTAGTGGGGGAATCCCTCAGCATGGCTGCCTCAAAACGCCTCAAATTGGTCCTCTTCGCGCCCACTACTTGCAGTGGGCTGGAGTATGATGTCCGTGTGTATTGCCTCAGTGATACCCGGGATGCTCTCAAG GAAGTAGTACAAATAGAGAAGCAGATGGGGGGACAGCTGATCGGTGCACCACGGATCCTGCACTTCAAGGACAGTTACCATAATTTGCGCCTCTCCATCCATGATGTGCCCAGCTCACTGTGGAAAAGCAAGCTCCTTGTCAGCTATCAG GAGGTTCCCTTCTATCACCTCTGGAGTGGGCTGCAGCCCTATCTGCACTGCACCTTCACACTGGAGCGACTCAGCACTAGCACTTGCCAGCTGGCTTGCAAAATCTGGATCTGGCAGGTTGAGGGCGACGGGCAGAGCTTCAATATTGACTTCAACATCGCTAAG GATGCACGGTTCTCAGACTGGCTGCCCCCAGATCATGAGGCTGGCTCTCCTGCCCTGGTGGGCCCCAGTGCCTTCAAGATCCCTTTCCTCATTCGCCAGAAGATCATAAGTAGCCTGGATGCACCAGGAGTCCGTGGAGCTGACTGGAGAGCATTAGCCCAGAAGCTGCACCTCGACAG CCATCTCAGCTTCTTTGCTTCGAAACCCAGCCCAACAGCCATGATCTTGAACTTATGGGAGGCACGTCACTTTCCCAACGGGAACCTCAAtcagctggctgctgctgtggccGAGGTGGGCAAGCAAGATAGCTCCCTCTTCATGGTTTCAGAGGCCGAGTGCTAA